The DNA segment GCCAAATAAAAAATCTTAAGAGGGCCATGTACCGTTCGATACATAGCAGGCATCATCTGGTTTAAGCCATGCCCCTACGGGAAAATTCCATTTAATTGAATGGGGCTGGGGCTTTTTTTACTGAACCATCCCTGATGCCTCATAAATAAATGTTACCGAAATAGAAGAAGATATTGAAGGCTCATAATAGTAATTGTGGAGACTGTGGATAACTACGAAGTAGTTATCCACCAGTATCCACAATTATAATATTAAAATAGGAAATTGGAAGAAAAAATTATTTATAACAGACGGCAAAGATTTTATTAAGTTTGGTTTCGATAGTTTTTCTCAACCTGAAAGGATTAAGAGTTTTAAACAGTTCATTGAAACTTTGTTTGATGCAGGCGGAAATATTAGGCGATTCAAGAACCCTTTGCAAAGGAGTTTTGGGGGTATCGTATTTTTTAAAATGTTTTCCATTAACCAATTTTTTCTCGAGCAATTTGACAGAAGGACAGAAATAATTTAGAAATAAGCGCCATTCCTTGGTGAACAAGTCATTCATTAGAGGAATGACAGCTGGATCATCGAGCCTGTGATAGCCGAACCATTGTCTAACGTGAGTCCAATTTTTCTGTTCGATATGAGCATTATCATCTTTATGATATGGCCTGCTCCTAGTGAATTGAACAGGGTTTTTTCTGTGGGTGAAATACTTTAGTAAATGATAATTGAGGAATTCTCCTCCGTTATCTGAATCAAAACCAAGGATACGAAATGGAAGAGAATATTCAACATCTTTGATTTGCGTTAAAACATCGGTTTCACCTTTACCCCAGACGGCTCTTTGTTCAGTCCATCCGGTGGCAATGTCTACAAAGTCGATGGTAAAGGCAAATATTCCCCGTAAGGATCCGCCACAGTGGGCAACTGTATCGGCTTCAAGAAAACCGGGGCGAGATTCATCCCATTGATTTGTTTTTATGGGGATTTGTTTTCTTATGAGTGTACCGGGTTTAGTGGTAGAACGGCCACGGCCTTTGTATTTTACACGAGTAGGTTCAAGCAGTCTGTCAATAGTTGCCGGAGATATTTTTAGCAGTAGCTTAATGATTTTAATCGGAAGCGGCCCAAATTCTTGTATGTAAAATGGCATCCAGACCGGCAGGATTGCTTTTAATCGTTTGGAACAGGGCAGATTAGCTGTAAGCCAGATTTTATTT comes from the Bacteroidota bacterium genome and includes:
- a CDS encoding integrase, whose translation is MSPKSKKEYLETIFSRYKNASKKEKTFILDEFCANCEHHRKHAIRLLKTFKRFTKPKPKKRGKPPVYDHPLILKVLNKIWLTANLPCSKRLKAILPVWMPFYIQEFGPLPIKIIKLLLKISPATIDRLLEPTRVKYKGRGRSTTKPGTLIRKQIPIKTNQWDESRPGFLEADTVAHCGGSLRGIFAFTIDFVDIATGWTEQRAVWGKGETDVLTQIKDVEYSLPFRILGFDSDNGGEFLNYHLLKYFTHRKNPVQFTRSRPYHKDDNAHIEQKNWTHVRQWFGYHRLDDPAVIPLMNDLFTKEWRLFLNYFCPSVKLLEKKLVNGKHFKKYDTPKTPLQRVLESPNISACIKQSFNELFKTLNPFRLRKTIETKLNKIFAVCYK